A region of the bacterium genome:
TTCGGGTCACGATCAGCAGTGCCTGGGCGTCGCGGGTCTTGTCGTGGCGCCTCAGCAACAGCTCGATCGCACCCGAATGCGGAAACTTCGGCGCCCCGCCGAACCCGCCGTTCTGCATATCAAACTGTCGCTCGATGTCCCGAACGGCCTCCTGGACAAGGGCCGGGCTCAAGAGATCTTCCGAGGCGCGCGCGGCGCCGAGGCGCTGCAGCGCCTGATGCAATTCATCGGCGTAGCGGTGCGCCTGATCGCGCTTGGTCCGGTAGAACTCCGTCACGGCGAGCAGGACCTGCCGGAACCCGGGCCGTCCCATCGCGCTCTCCGGCGGGAAGTAGGTGCCGCCGAAAAAGACTTTTCCCTCGGGGGTCAGGACCGCCGTGAGCGGCCATCCCCCCTGCCCGGTGATCGTGCTCACCGCGTTCTGGTACCGGATGTCGATGTCGGGGCGTTCGTCCCGGTCCACTTTCACGGGGACGAAGTGCGCGTTGATAATCTTGGCGATCTCGGGGTTCTCGTACGACTCGCGGTCAATGACGTGGCACCAGTGGCACCAGACCGCTCCGATGTCAAGCAGGATCGGCTTGTCCTCGGCCTTTGCGCGGGCAAACGCCTCGTCTCCCCACGGATACCATTCGACCGGCTGGTGGGCGGCGGACTTCAGGTAGGGACTTGTGGCCTCGGCGAGTCGATTGCCCATCTTCGCCTCCCTCTCTGCCTGTCAATTATACCGGAACGCGCCTGCGGCAGGCCTCTCCGGCGAACGACGCGAAGGACCGCGCGCAGACACGCCCGGAGACGGCGGGAGATGATCGCCCCGCCTGATCCGGAGGGAGGAAACAGTCAGATGGCGAGGATTCTCCGGATCGATCACATCGCGGTGGCGGTGAAAGACGTGGACGCCGGCGTCGCGAGCTACCAGAAGATCCTTGGGGCGGAGCTGATCGAGAAGGCGGAGCTGTCGATCATGGGCAACCGGATGAGCGCGGCGTATCTCAAGGTCGGGGACGGCCTCATTGTGCTCGACGGGGCGGTGGACCCGGAAGGCTTCATCGCCAAGTTCATCGAGAAGCGCGGGGAGGGGTTCCATCACATCGGCATCGTCGTGGACGATCTCGACGCGTACGTCCGCGAGCTCGAAGCCGCGGGGGTGCGGATCGCCCACCGCGAGGCGCTCGGCCCGCTGCGGCGGGAGATCCTCCTGAGCCCTAAGGACCTGTGCGGCGTCGTGGTGCAGGTGATCGAGTGGAAGGAAGGCGACGCGCCCACCCCAGCAGCGCGCATCGCGCGCTTACAGCGGTTTCTTCGTTCCCGGACGGAGCCGTAGTCGCATCGCGGGCCACGAATCGCCTAGGGTGACCGCCGTCTCACATCTTCGGCGAACAGACGGTTGAGGTCTGTCCCGGACGCCGCATCCGCGAATCCATCGAAGGCGCCGGCGGCAAGGCCCTGGGCGGCGCGGATGAATCCTCCCCAGGCGGCGCGCGACAGCGCGCCGCCGACGCTGATCCGGCGGACGCCGAGGTCGGCTGCGTCCCGGACCGTGAGCCCCATAGCGCCGCCGATCAACAGATTGACTGGCTTGGGAGCGACGGCACCGACGACCGCGGCGATCTGTTCGCGCGTTCGGATCCCCGGCGCGTAGAGACAGTCGGCGCCGGCCGCGGCGTAAGCCTTGAGCCGACGGATCGCCTCGGCGAGATCGGGGACGCCGGCGATGAAGCCCTCGGTCCGGCCGACAAGCAGCACGTCCCCACCGGCCCGATCGATCGCATCTCGCGCGGCGCGCATACGCGCCACCGCCAGGTCAAACGAGTACAGCGGCGTTGAGGCGTCGCCGGTGGAATCCTCGATCGACAGCCCCGCCACGCCGGCGTCGACGCACCGCCGGACGTTGTCGGCGAGGGGCTCGGGGTCGTCCGCGTACCCCGACTCGAAATCGGCGTTTACCGGCACGTCGGACGCCTCGACGACCATCCGGATATGCGCGAGCATCGGGTCGCGGGTCAGTGCCCAATCCGCGTCCGGCAGCCCCATCGAGAACGCAGCCCCGGAGCTCGTGGTCGCCAGGGCCTTGAACCCGAGATGCTGCAGGTAGCGCGCGGTGCCAACGTCCCAAGGATTGGGGATCACGAAGCAACCGGACTCATGGAGCCTGCGGAAGACGCGGCGCTTCTCAGCGATGGTGGGCACGGTGATTCCTCATAGGCGCTACGAGCGCACCTTGCCGATCCGGCAGAAGCCTTGGGCTTCGATGCGCAGGGCGTGATTAAACTTGCTCCTGAAATTCTCAAAGGCGACGTGGGCCGTCAGTTCCACGATGGCCTCTTCGGAAAAGTGCCGGCCGAGGCCGGCGAAGAGCTCATCCGACACGTCCTGCC
Encoded here:
- a CDS encoding isocitrate lyase/phosphoenolpyruvate mutase family protein — its product is MPTIAEKRRVFRRLHESGCFVIPNPWDVGTARYLQHLGFKALATTSSGAAFSMGLPDADWALTRDPMLAHIRMVVEASDVPVNADFESGYADDPEPLADNVRRCVDAGVAGLSIEDSTGDASTPLYSFDLAVARMRAARDAIDRAGGDVLLVGRTEGFIAGVPDLAEAIRRLKAYAAAGADCLYAPGIRTREQIAAVVGAVAPKPVNLLIGGAMGLTVRDAADLGVRRISVGGALSRAAWGGFIRAAQGLAAGAFDGFADAASGTDLNRLFAEDVRRRSP
- a CDS encoding VOC family protein, whose amino-acid sequence is MARILRIDHIAVAVKDVDAGVASYQKILGAELIEKAELSIMGNRMSAAYLKVGDGLIVLDGAVDPEGFIAKFIEKRGEGFHHIGIVVDDLDAYVRELEAAGVRIAHREALGPLRREILLSPKDLCGVVVQVIEWKEGDAPTPAARIARLQRFLRSRTEP